A single window of Nicotiana tomentosiformis chromosome 1, ASM39032v3, whole genome shotgun sequence DNA harbors:
- the LOC104104089 gene encoding uncharacterized protein has protein sequence MIQLLFMVLCLEGMVAFLLMVKIGPLRELVMKCLDQVKMRKGTVLTIAGTIAAILFSNFISIIKIQNKGAKLGTMTPMDQVLWRTNLLEATLMGFSLFLGFLIDRMHHYLRKLIVLRNSAGSSKKEFERLEKEKLQFKEKADKAAEEMKQSQKEISSLTESLKKVKLQMEEKDKRVETAEAHVAALQKQAADLLLEYDRLLEDNQNLQNQAHGYRS, from the exons ATGATTCAGTTGTTGTTTATGGTTCTATGTTTGGAGGGTATGGTGGCATTTCTTCTAATGGTGAAGATTGGGCCACTGAGGGAACTGGTGATGAAGTGTTTGGATCAGGTGAAGATGAGAAAGGGTACTGTCTTAACCATTGCTGGTACAATAGCAGCTATATTATTTTCCAACTTTATTAGTATTATCAAGATTCAGAACAAGGGAGCTAAGCTTGGTACTATGACACCAATGGATCAAGTTTTGTGGAGAACCAACTTGCTAGAGGCTACTCTCATGG GGTTTTCTCTGTTTCTTGGATTCTTAATTGATCGTATGCACCACTACCTTCGGAAACTGATTGTATTGCGCAATTCTGCGGGATCgtcaaagaaagaatttgaaaggCTTGAGAAAGAAAAGCTGCAGTTTAAGGAGAAGGCAGATAAAGCTGCCGAGGAAATGAAACAGTCGCAGAAAGAAATCTCTAGTTTAACAGAGTCATTGAAGAAGGTTAAGTTGCAGATGGAGGAGAAAGACAAGCGTGTGGAAACTGCAGAAGCTCATGTTGCTGCCCTCCAAAAACAAGCTGCAGATCTACTTTTAGAATATGACCGTCTGTTAGAAGACAATCAAAATCTTCAGAACCAAGCACATGGATATCGGAGTTGA
- the LOC104104088 gene encoding putative pentatricopeptide repeat-containing protein At3g25060, mitochondrial — protein sequence MRLKNLSPQDLKPLLLGCRDSALISQIHAVMVSSGLFSSGNSNAQLISSYGRAGDLESAHKLFGKISLRRVDSWNAMIIAYSRNECPVEAVNVYKQMVLEGVKPDSSTFTVALKACTILQDLEEGEEIWEKVVECGYESDVFVGSSVLNLYAKCGKMDKAAIVFEKMQKRDTVCWTTMITGYVQSGKGREVVHLYRRMQKEGMVGDGVVMLGLMQACANIADTKLGLSIHGYMIRRALPMDVNMLTSLVDMYAKNGELELATRVFRKMPCRNTVSWSALISGFAQNGFAANALQLLIEMQVSGFTPDVASLVSALLACSQVGCLKLGRSIHGYVVRKVIMDQVLSTALVDMYAKCGLISCAHALFDHISSKDLICWNTIIACYGIHGHGREALNLFHQMKDKIEPDHATFAALLSALSHSGLVVEGRHWFDVMVNEYNIKPSEKHYACLVDLLSRAGEVEEAKDIIISMEMKPGLAVWVALLSGCHKHKKFLIGELAANRVLELIPENTGTLVLVANFFAAAKMWDKAAAVRKVMKKAGMKKVPGYSAVEVNGRLHAFLMGDTSHPQYEQIIGLLRNLENEMKAMGYVPKTEFVLQNLEEEAKVKVLCYHSERLAIAFGLLNTAPGTRLLITKNLRVCGDCHEVTKFISVIVKREIIVRDVKRFHHFKDGICSCDDYW from the coding sequence ATGCGCTTAAAGAACTTGTCACCACAAGACCTCAAACCTCTCCTATTGGGATGCAGAGATAGTGCATTGATTTCTCAAATCCATGCTGTTATGGTATCATCTGGGTTGTTTTCCAGTGGAAACTCCAATGCCCAATTAATATCATCCTATGGTAGAGCGGGTGATCTTGAATCTGCCCACAAACTGTTCGGTAAAATTTCCCTAAGGAGAGTAGATTCTTGGAATGCGATGATCATTGCCTATTCGAGGAATGAGTGCCCCGTTGAGGCGGTAAATGTTTATAAACAAATGGTTCTCGAAGGGGTCAAACCTGATAGCTCAACTTTCACCGTGGCACTTAAGGCGTGTACGATTTTGCAGGATTTGGAGGAGGGTGAAGAGATTTGGGAAAAGGTGGTCGAGTGTGGTTATGAGAGTGATGTCTTTGTTGGGTCCTCTGTtttgaacttgtatgcaaaatgtgGTAAGATGGACAAAGCAgcaattgtatttgaaaagatgcAGAAGAGGGATACTGTTTGTTGGACTACGATGATCACGGGTTATGTACAGAGTGGGAAAGGGAGAGAGGTTGTGCATTTGTATCGGAGGATGCAAAAGGAAGGCATGGTAGGTGATGGTGTTGTTATGCTGGGTTTGATGCAGGCTTGTGCTAATATTGCAGACACGAAATTGGGTTtgtcaattcatggttatatgaTCCGCAGAGCTCTTCCTATGGATGTGAATATGCTGACTAGCCTAGTTGATATGTATGCCAAGAATGGAGAGTTGGAGCTAGCTACTCGTGTATTTCGGAAAATGCCCTGTAGGAATACTGTTTCTTGGAGTGCTTTGATTTCTGGCTTTGCTCAAAATGGCTTTGCTGCTAATGCTCTTCAGCTGTTGATAGAGATGCAAGTGTCGGGGTTCACACCTGATGTAGCTTCACTCGTAAGTGCACTTCTAGCATGTTCTCAGGTTGGCTGTTTAAAATTGGGTAGGTCGATTCATGGTTATGTTGTAAGGAAAGTCATTATGGACCAAGTCCTAAGTACTGCATTGGTTGACATGTACGCTAAATGTGGGCTCATTTCTTGTGCCCATGCCCTTTTTGACCACATCAGTTCGAAGGACTTGATATGTTGGAATACGATCATAGCGTGCTATGGGATCCATGGGCATGGAAGAGAGGCACTTAATCTTTTCCACCAGATGAAGGACAAGATAGAACCAGATCATGCAACTTTTGCTGCTCTTCTTTCAGCTTTGAGTCACTCGGGATTGGTGGTGGAAGGACGGCATTGGTTTGATGTCATGGTCAATGAATACAATATTAAACCTTCTGAGAAGCACTATGCTTGTTTGGTTGATCTTTTGTCTCGAGCTGGTGAAGTTGAAGAAGCTAAAGATATCATCATTTCTATGGAAATGAAACCTGGGCTTGCTGTTTGGGTTGCCCTTCTATCTGGTTGCCACAAGCATAAGAAGTTTTTGATTGGAGAATTGGCAGCAAATAGGGTACTTGAATTAATTCCGGAGAACACAGGTACTTTAGTATTAGTAGCAAATTTCTTTGCGGCAGCAAAAATGTGGGATAAAGCAGCTGCTGTGAGGAAGGTTATGAAAAAGGCAGGGATGAAAAAAGTGCCTGGCTACAGTGCTGTGGAGGTAAATGGAAGACTTCATGCTTTTCTTATGGGTGATACAAGTCACCCTCAATATGAACAAATAATTGGACTTCTGCGCAATCTGGAGAATGAGATGAAAGCTATGGGCTATGTGCCAAAGACTGAATTTGTGTTGCAGAATCTTGAAGAAGAGGCCAAAGTGAAAGTATTGTGTTATCATAGTGAGAGACTTGCCATTGCTTTTGGACTCTTAAACACTGCACCTGGAACCAGGTTGCTTATCACAAAGAACCTGAGGGTCTGTGGTGACTGCCATGAAGTAACAAAGTTTATCTCTGTTATAGTAAAAAGAGAGATTATTGTAAGGGATGTTAAACGATTTCATCACTTTAAGGATGGAATATGCTCCTGTGATGATTACTGGTGA
- the LOC104104087 gene encoding uncharacterized protein isoform X2: MPVEGAPKDSTMAEISEAPTSSSDPPNTMSEEASDFDPKTMRKTKPGLKRLFLTLTVFFSFLIALPFLLKSIEIYRAPLPFEDIDLLSSAMEKNPLQYPCQFRAVFINFDDITDINELGLLINSNMQKLTSKDTPACGTCGNNYTVAVTVDSSSNCVHSESENVGKWQCGALNGFDKLNDEDFDEYLESVLDSKNRKLYTVVVVKRNADEEEMRVVVGKYRHAWIVGKDSVEKAVEKMAEIFVKVFVNGGKEEGSIRGEFMPVGADGKVVLSFSLLNSDPHDWVYDWDFQELDEILLAPVVDALRPVADISVESQVLYHTPKVSYSYWDDKQGSYIFSTKDLPFFVNSNEWHLDTSTAAGGRSKVLHFVLYVPSAKECPLKLQFPNGEISMANGFISPMWGGIIVWNPPACSENLQIQHLPKHKISSEDLKKISEVFMGQLRQLFGLKSENHYVGAFATSVLLTSAKGFAEWELDVLSRHHTCFNLLQCGTTLGSLSRLVQSLPRMIIMDEIGKQPFFLPVSLHVLLAVIREWRRYKVENRKFLAWKAKLE, from the exons ATGCCGGTTGAGGGAGCTCCTAAGGATTCAACCATGGCGGAGATCTCCGAAGCGCCAACTTCCTCCTCTGATCCACCTAACACTATGTCGGAAGAGGCATCAGATTTCGACCCTAAAACCATGCGTAAAACTAAGCCTGGATTGAAGCGTCTATTTCTCACTCTCACCGTCTTCTTCTCTTTCCTCATCG CTTTGCCTTTCTTACTAAAATCAATCGAAATTTACCGAGCGCCATTGCCATTTGAAGACATCGATTTACTATCATCAGCAATGGAGAAGAATCCATTGCAATATCCTTGCCAATTTCGAGCAGTTTTTATAAACTTCGATGACATTACTGATATAAATGAGCTAGGGCTTTTGATCAATTCTAATATGCAAAAATTGACTTCGAAAGATACTCCAGCTTGTGGCACGTGCGGAAACAATTATACCGTGGCAGTAACAGTTGATTCCAGTTCCAACTGTGTCCATAGTGAAAGCGAAAATGTAGGTAAATGGCAATGCGGAGCGTTGAATGGATTTGATAAGCTGAACGATGAGGATTTTGATGAGTATTTGGAGTCTGTGTTGGATAGTAAGAATAGGAAACTTTATACGGTTGTGGTGGTGAAGAGGAATGCGGATGAGGAGGAGATGAGAGTTGTTGTTggaaaatataggcatgcttggATTGTAGGAAAAGATTCTGTGGAGAAAGCTGTTGAGAAGATGGCGGAGATTTTTGTCAAAGTGTTTGTGAATGGTGGGAAGGAAGAAGGATCAATTCGTGGGGAATTCATGCCAGTAGGTGCAGATGGCAAGGTCGTGCTTTCATTCAGTCTTTTGAATTCTGATCCGCATGATTGGGTTTATGACTG GGATTTTCAGGAGTTAGATGAGATTCTGCTGGCTCCTGTTGTCGATGCTTTAAGACCAGTGGCTGATATTAGTGTGGAAAGCCAG GTTCTGTATCATACTCCAAAGGTTTCATACTCGTATTGGGATGACAAGCAGGGTAGCTATATTTTCAGTACAAAAGATCTTCCTTTCTTT GTAAATTCAAATGAATGGCACTTGGATACTTCAACAGCAGCTGGAGGGCGGTCAAAAGTCCTGCATTTTGTGCT ATATGTGCCATCTGCAAAAGAGTGCCCTCTAAAGTTGCAGTTTCCAAATGGAGAGATATCCATGGCAAATGGCTTTATATCTCCA ATGTGGGGAGGTATTATTGTCTGGAATCCACCGGCCTGTTCAGAGAATTTACAAATTCAACATCTTCCCAAGCACAAAATTTCCTCTGAG GACTTGAAGAAGATATCTGAAGTTTTCATGGGACAGCTGCGCCAGCTATTTGGTCTAAAGTCCGAGAACCATTATGTTGGTGCATTTGCCACATCTGTACTTTTAACCAGTGCAAAAGGCTTTGCAGAATG GGAGTTGGATGTGTTATCTAGGCATCACAcatgcttcaatcttcttcagtgTGGCACCACCCTTGGATCTCTCTCTCGATTG GTTCAATCCCTTCCCAGGATGATCATCATGGATGAAATAGGGAAACAG